In Drosophila yakuba strain Tai18E2 chromosome 2R, Prin_Dyak_Tai18E2_2.1, whole genome shotgun sequence, a single genomic region encodes these proteins:
- the LOC6530241 gene encoding protein kinase 4 has translation MFHKFMPNVRTILILMTFVVALAMPACAAKNVLTLSKHSERALHINSHGKVTAEKILRTYQYFTMEAVNDVFNVLDFKITIYSADVDYYLCFHHGRLVGKRNATKDCHFKEGIFMGNQNFSSAYNPALRVGFKGNFKPIGLNDFSKPKVMKKAILFFFPLKEEKFNLHLAKVLSSSTTTSTTTTTTTTSTTTTTTTTPPPSTTTTRTTPASPVAVTKRTRSKSRRPTSINSNSSNSNSPDKTSRHNSNSLKSYNQANSNNNNSNNNELDLQQEQVILQRSRKFDRRQRLQQKKRQLQLQQQQQHRRRHRHYGTVGVMAKPQPKNLEGPHHHNNNSNATILERRRRRRLERQQHKLQRELWEREQREAGDKERERERVEHLPKATSSASSSSSSSSTATSTALTATAASLAPSAFNLVAIMAASRRKRDRRKRSAVATGAGAGATGAGATRGGGSSSSAPDADMQLVELPSQRLQQQDEQHPQNEYSKPYVNSNLNLDLDLNLNVNVKELIVSNSVSVNHAIPALPKNYNYLYSNEHYNLNTKSSTTDSSSLDDSTKFDSPNSHSPSHSHSAFNQNIDNNLKQLTDRIELASAESQVETTVTPEGETETETVTTETVVENRNHIDANNIIDDGYPNDEEHGEQILKKLLRGLRLQQQQQQQQQLQLQQQHVQQQQPNIENPNENINVVNNNQNHNDNGLLTNNNHNSNYNEQFANDDETIRIQNNKYETHIVQYKHAVFIWQIVGEFYENSSTYSTYTYYSIILDNFGNKVCESG, from the exons TCCACAAGTTCATGCCCAATGTCAGGACTATTTTAATACTGATG ACTTTTGTGGTTGCTCTTGCGATGCCAGCATGCGCcgcgaaaaatgttttaacatTGAGCAAACACAGCGAACGTGCGCTGCACATCAATTCGCACGGCAAAGTGACCGCCGAGAAGATATTGCGGACGTATC AATACTTCACTATGGAAGCTGTCAACGATGTGTTCAATGTGTTGGATTTCAAAATCACCATCTATTCGGCGGATGTAGATTACTATCTGTGCTTCCATCACGGCAGACTGGTTGGAAAG AGAAACGCCACAAAGGACTGCCACTTTAAGGAGGGAATATTCATGGGCAATCAAAACTTTAGCAGCGCCTATAATCCAGCGCTGCGTGTGGGTTTCAAGGGAAATTTTAAGCCAATTGGCCTAAATGATTTTTCCAAACCGAAAGTGATGAAGAAGGCCATactgtttttctttcctttgAAAGAGgagaaattcaatttacatttGGCTAAAGTGctgagcagcagcaccaccacctccaccacgaccacaacaacaactacatcaaccacaacaacgacaacaacaacaccaccacccagtaccacaacaacaagaaccACACCAGCTAGCCCAGTGGCGGTCACAAAACGGACGCGTTCGAAATCGCGTCGCCCAACAAGTATTAATAGCAATagtagcaacagcaatagcccTGACAAAACCAGCAGACACAACAGTAATAGCCTTAAGTCCTACAACCAAgccaatagcaacaacaacaacagcaacaataatgAGCTGGATCTGCAGCAGGAACAGGTGATCCTGCAGAGGAGTCGTAAGTTCGATCGCCGCCAGAGGCTGCAGCAAAAGAAGcggcagctgcaactgcagcagcagcagcagcaccgccGTCGCCATCGGCACTACGGCACAGTGGGTGTGATGGCCAAACCGCAGCCCAAAAACTTGGAGGGGCCTCATcatcacaacaacaacagcaatgcCACCATACTGGAGCGGCGCAGACGTCGCCGCTTGGAGCGGCAGCAGCACAAGTTGCAGCGCGAGTTGTGGGAGCGCGAGCAGCGTGAGGCGGGCGACAAGGAGCGGGAACGCGAGCGGGTGGAGCACCTGCCCAAGGCCACCTCCTCggcctcgtcctcctcctcctcctcgtcgacGGCCACCTCGACCGCTCTGACCGCCACGGCCGCCTCGCTGGCACCCAGCGCCTTCAATCTGGTGGCCATCATGGCAGCCAGTCGTCGCAAGCGGGACAGGCGAAAACGCTCGGCGGTTGCAACAGGTGCCGGTGCGGGCGCAACAGGTGCAGGTGCAACAAGGGGCGGTGGCAGTAGCAGCAGTGCGCCCGATGCTGATATGCAACTGGTGGAGCTGCCCTCGCAGCGattgcagcagcaggatgagCAGCACCCACAAAACGAATACTCAAAACCATATGTTAATAGTAACTTAAACTTAGATCTAGACCTAAACTTAAACGTAAACGTAAAGGAACTAATTGTTAGTAATAGCGTTAGCGTTAATCATGCAATACCTGCCTTGCCAAAAAACTACAACTACTTGTACAGTAACGAGCATTATAATTTGAATACTAAAAGTAGCACGACTGATTCTAGTAGTTTAGACGATAGCACTAAGTTCGATAGTCCAAATAGCCATAGCCCTAGCCATAGCCACAGCGCGTTCAATCAGAATATTGACAATAATCTTAAGCAATTAACCGATCGAATTGAACTTGCCTCAGCCGAAAGCCAAGTTGAGACAACAGTGACCCCCGAAGGtgagacagagacagagacagtTACTACCGAAACTGTTGTGGAGAATCGCAATCATATTGATGCTAATAATATAATCGACGATGGCTACCCGAACGACGAGGAGCACGGAGAGCAGATTCTTAAGAAACTTCTTCGTGGCCTCAggttgcaacagcaacagcaacagcaacagcaactgcaactgcaacagcaacatgtgcagcagcaacaacctAATATTGAAAACCCTAACGAAAATATTAATGTTGTTAACAATAATCAGAATCATAATGATAATGGGCTGCTGACAAACAATAACCATAATAGTAATTACAATGAGCAATTTGCGAATGACGATGAAACGATACgaattcaaaataataaatatgaaacACATATAGTACAATACAAACATGCGgtatttatttggcaaatagTGGGGGAATTCTATGAAAATTCTAGCACTTACAGCACATACACATATTACTCGATAATCCTCGATAATTTTGGTAACAAAGTCTGTGAAAGTGGCTAA